TTTATAATTATCGTCAAATTATGATTTTTACAAATAGTTTTTCTCAATTTATATTTAAAATTTTCATATTTTTTTGTCGCATTTTTATAATTTGAAAATTTTGAATTTTACCATTAATTATAACAAATATAATTATACAATATAAACCATAATCCTGTATATATTTATATAATAAATTATTTTTTTTTAAAATACATCCTATATCTTAGTTAATATTGTTAAAATTTATGTTTGTAACTTTATCGTAATATATTATAATGTATTATAGCGTATTATATTATATATAGATAAATTTTTTAATAAAGGAGCCTTTAAAATGAAAAAAAACAATATAATTGTCACTATGCTTTTTAGCATCTTATTTTTAAGTTCCATATGTTTTCATTTTATAAATAATAATAAAATTAAAAATACTACAATAAAAAATAATAGTTTAAAAATTGAATTTCAGTCACTAAAATCAGAAAATCAGTCTTTAAGAGAACTGAATAATCAGCTTCTTGAAACAAATTCAAATGTTGCAGAAAAGGTTAGTAAATTAAAAATTACTATAAATTAATATAAATAATTTAACCATATAAATTAAATAATTTATTGGAATAAAAATAAATAAAAGAGGAAGGTCGTACTATGAGAAACACAAGAAAAAAGAAAAAGCGCTCATTAGCACTTCTATTAGTAAAAATTTTCATTCTTACTTTGTTTGTTTCTTCAATTGTGAAAGCAGCCGTTGGAGAAGCAACCGTTGTAAGAAGTGAAAATGAAAGTACAATATTACAACAGGAAATAACGCAAATGCATTACCATAATGAGAAGTTAAAATCAGAAAATACAAATCTTCAAAGCAAAATTAAAAAAAGTGAAATATCCTATAAACAAATCTCAACTAGATCAAAAACAGCTAAAATTAAAATAGCTTATTTAACCTTTGATGATGGTCCATCAAAAAACACTTTAGACATATTAAGAATCTTAAAACAATATGATATTAAAGCTACTTTTTTCGTAAATGGTCATCCTGCTTTAAGTGACTTGTATAAACAGATTTCTGATGATGGACATGTTTTGGCAAATCATACTTACAGTCATGATTATAAAAATATCTATTCATCAGCCGATAATTTTAAAAAAGATGTTGAAAAATTGGATACCTTCCTTACTGAAATAACTGGAAAGGAACCTGCTCATATTTTAAGATACCCAGGTGGATCTAATAATAATATCTCAGTTCAATATGGTGGTATGGAAATAATGAACTCTATAATTAAAGAAATGAATGCATCAGGCTATAAATACTTTGATTGGAATGTTGATTCTAGTGATGCATCCACATATCGCCAAAACAAAGATGTTATTGTACAAGCAGTTTTGAATCAAAGTAGTCAAATTAAGCATCCCATTATATTAATGCATGATTTAGACCCAAAAACCACAACCGTACAAGCCTTACCGGAAATCATTGTGGGTCTCAAGAAACAAGGATTTATCTTTGACGTATTGTCTAACGATATTTATGCACCACAATTTAAAGTAATTAAATAGCAAACATAATTTTTACTTTGTACTTTGAAGGCTTAGAACCATCAACGTCGTATTACACTATATAATAATATTATTAGTACCTTGACATTTTTATTGTAGGTGCTATAATTATGGATAATTAAATAATTTAATACTACGAAGAGAAAAGTATGCCATGTCCCATTTACAGAGAGAAAATACAATAGCTGAAAGTATTTTTAAATGGAAGTAGCTGAAGACTACCTCTGAGTGACTCCAATAAAGTCCGGTAATTCCGTTATAATTAGTAAGTGGTTTATTTTTATAAACAATTTGGGTGGAACCGCGGGAAATTATAATCTCGTCCCTTTTCTATAGTTAGAATTGAGATGAGGTTTTTTTTGTTTTATAAAAAAATATGTTTTTATAAACTTGTGCATAATATTGTGTGCTGGTTATTTTTTAATATACCTTGAATAGAGAAAAAGAGAGGGGAGTAATATATATGATAAATATTAAATTAAAAGATGGTTCAATGAAATCTTATGAATCTGGAATGACTGTAATCGAAATTGCGAAAGATATTAGCGAGGGACTTGCGAGAGTTGCTTGTGCTGGCACAGTCAATGGTAAAACTGTAGATTTACGTTTCATAATTACTGAGGACTCTGAACTTAGTATATTAACTTTTGATGATGAGGAAGGTAAAAGAGCCTTTAGACATACTGCTACTCACATTTTAGCTCAAGCAGTAAAAAGATTATTCCCTGATACAAAACTTGCCATAGGACCTGCTATAGATGGAGGTTTCTACTACGATTTTGATAAACAAAATTCTTTCTCTGCTGAGGAAATTAAACAAATAGAAGAAGAAATGAAGAAAATTGTTAAAGAAGATTTGCCAATAGAAAGATTTGAACTTTCAAGAGTTGAAGCTATAGCTTTAATGGAAGCGCAAGATGAAAATTTCAAAGTTCAATTAATTGAAGATCTACCAGAGGATGCAATTTTATCCTTCTACAAACATGGTGAATTTACAGATCTTTGTGCAGGTCCCCATTTAATGTCTACAAGATACGTAAAAGCCTTCAAACTTACTCAAGTTGCAGGAGCATACTGGAGAGGTAGCGAGAAAAATAAAATGCTTAGTCGTATATATGGAACTGCCTTCACAAAGAAATCTGATTTAGATGCTCATATAGAAAGAGTGGAAGAAGCTAAAAAAAGAGACCATAACAAGCTTGGACGTGAACTAAAAATGTTTACAACTTCTGATGTTATAGGTCAAGGTTTACCTCTACTTATGCCAAATGGTGCAAGGGTAATCCAGTTATTACAACGTTTTGTTGAAGACGAGGAAGAAAGAAGAGGCTATGTTATAACTAAAACTCCTCTTATGGCTAAGAGCGATTTATATAAAATGTCTGGCCACTGGGACCATTATAAAGAAGGA
This DNA window, taken from Clostridium estertheticum, encodes the following:
- a CDS encoding polysaccharide deacetylase family protein, with protein sequence MRNTRKKKKRSLALLLVKIFILTLFVSSIVKAAVGEATVVRSENESTILQQEITQMHYHNEKLKSENTNLQSKIKKSEISYKQISTRSKTAKIKIAYLTFDDGPSKNTLDILRILKQYDIKATFFVNGHPALSDLYKQISDDGHVLANHTYSHDYKNIYSSADNFKKDVEKLDTFLTEITGKEPAHILRYPGGSNNNISVQYGGMEIMNSIIKEMNASGYKYFDWNVDSSDASTYRQNKDVIVQAVLNQSSQIKHPIILMHDLDPKTTTVQALPEIIVGLKKQGFIFDVLSNDIYAPQFKVIK